From Demequina lutea, a single genomic window includes:
- a CDS encoding aminotransferase class V-fold PLP-dependent enzyme encodes MSGLEGVRELFPITQELVYLDNAHQAPLSSLVRRELDRFYDDAEWRAGPKEKWAIRVEEVRVALAAFLGTTPDTIAFTKNTSEGVNIAATTLPWRPGDNVVLMAGEHANLAYGWMHQRRNGLEVRVVPAASEGADGETFRPVVDAQTRAVAVSHVAYDTGQRNDIASIGRLCADRGIPLVVDAMQSVGVFPVEAEGVDWLAAGCHKGLLTPHGLGFVHRAPRFAELVPTYVAAASIEGSPHDPEVSFDTEIALSLTARRLEIGNLNYAAIHALGASLDLIGQVGLATITERVLALGDYLDGELAPLGVEPIGPTRRDRRSHIRVLDLPGTGWQDYLADRAIRVTEVRDRVRVSFGLFTAEEDIDALVRAIGDRLRHGALGN; translated from the coding sequence ATGTCTGGACTTGAGGGCGTGCGCGAACTGTTTCCAATCACGCAAGAGTTGGTTTACCTGGACAACGCACACCAGGCGCCGCTGTCGAGTCTGGTTCGCCGCGAGTTAGACCGGTTCTACGACGACGCCGAGTGGAGAGCCGGACCGAAGGAGAAATGGGCAATCCGTGTCGAGGAGGTCCGAGTCGCCCTCGCGGCATTTCTCGGAACGACGCCTGACACGATCGCCTTCACGAAGAACACCTCGGAGGGCGTGAACATTGCGGCCACGACCCTGCCATGGCGGCCGGGCGACAACGTGGTGCTCATGGCTGGCGAGCACGCCAACCTCGCGTACGGGTGGATGCATCAGCGCCGCAACGGTCTTGAGGTACGGGTAGTGCCCGCTGCGTCAGAAGGCGCTGATGGCGAGACCTTTCGCCCGGTAGTCGATGCTCAGACACGGGCAGTTGCGGTGTCCCACGTTGCTTACGACACCGGCCAGCGAAACGACATCGCGTCAATCGGACGGCTCTGCGCTGACCGTGGGATTCCCCTCGTCGTGGACGCCATGCAGTCGGTCGGAGTGTTTCCGGTGGAGGCGGAGGGTGTTGACTGGCTGGCCGCTGGGTGTCACAAGGGCCTGCTAACCCCGCACGGGCTTGGGTTCGTGCACCGAGCGCCACGATTCGCCGAGTTGGTGCCCACCTATGTGGCCGCCGCGAGCATCGAGGGCTCCCCCCACGACCCTGAGGTGTCCTTCGACACGGAGATCGCCCTGTCGCTGACGGCGCGCCGACTGGAAATCGGCAACCTCAACTACGCCGCGATTCACGCGCTCGGCGCTTCCTTGGACCTTATCGGTCAGGTCGGCCTCGCCACGATCACGGAACGGGTGCTCGCCCTCGGCGACTACCTCGACGGAGAACTTGCACCGCTCGGCGTGGAACCGATCGGCCCCACACGCAGGGACCGACGATCGCACATTCGTGTACTCGATCTGCCCGGCACCGGTTGGCAGGACTACCTGGCTGACCGTGCCATCAGGGTCACCGAGGTCAGGGATCGGGTCCGGGTGTCGTTCGGCCTGTTTACGGCCGAGGAAGACATCGACGCATTGGTGCGCGCGATCGGCGATCGGTTGCGGCACGGCGCTCTTGGAAATTAG
- a CDS encoding transglycosylase domain-containing protein — MSEDDRRPQRKSTRPVQGEGPQRRSTGASGAGPRRPTTGSTSTGRARPTTGSTSTTRTRPTTGSTSTTRTRPTTGSTSTSGGGRGGGKKGGKGGPPRDRHGKPIPRWKYLLRRIGIGALASGLAVFLLGFIGLFIRYETLPVPPPSAFALQQASTIFYADGTTVMGRLGQADRQVVDVSKLPPYVHLAFVAAEDRSFYTNPGVDFMGTARALIKTVVFGKKQGGSTITQQYVERYYVGKTTTDIKGKIDEALLALKIDKQQDKDVVLGNYMNTVYFGRGAYGIEAAARNYFGKPAADLTVSESAMLAGILPAPSRWDPALNLAQATFRWNYVLDGMVQGGTITQTERDAMVFPTTIEYANNNVFAGTQGYLLRTALDEVTATTGKTQEDIETQGLSIVTTIQPAAQQSIEAAVAQMPTGAAPNLRVAAVTMDPTTGAITGMYGGADYLTIQSNAVTQDIAQAGSTFKPFALVAALESGISLNSVYDGNTNRTVPGFDSPVHNFLGVNFGNINLIQATAYSVNTVYTQLNVDVGPDKTREVAIKAGIPENTAGLDANPSNVLGSASPHAIDLASAYSTYATGGLSTQPFMVASVTDSKGNLYYEHQTTPKRVFAEDVMADATYAMQQVVNLNGGSGHFAAQLGRPIAGKSGTSDANRSAWFVGFTPQQVGVVGMYQVGPNGEAEEITPFGGFRQITGGSIPSRIWTWMMGPIVKDQPVVDFPARANIGKANTSTPSSSPTPSPSPSPTPSSKPSSKPSPTPTPKPTAQPLPKPTLQPLPKPTPTPVQAVKP, encoded by the coding sequence GTGAGCGAAGACGACAGACGGCCGCAGCGCAAGAGCACCCGCCCCGTTCAGGGCGAGGGGCCTCAGCGGCGCTCCACAGGCGCGTCTGGAGCGGGGCCTCGGCGGCCGACGACGGGCAGCACCTCAACCGGCAGGGCCAGGCCGACGACGGGCTCGACCTCAACGACCCGAACCAGGCCGACGACGGGCTCGACCTCAACGACCCGAACCCGGCCGACGACCGGCTCGACCTCCACCAGTGGCGGCGGACGCGGCGGCGGAAAGAAGGGCGGCAAGGGTGGGCCTCCTCGCGACCGCCACGGCAAGCCGATCCCACGGTGGAAGTATCTGCTGCGCCGCATCGGCATCGGCGCCTTGGCCAGCGGGCTGGCCGTCTTCCTCCTTGGCTTCATCGGGCTGTTCATTCGCTACGAAACGTTGCCCGTGCCGCCGCCGAGCGCTTTCGCCCTGCAGCAGGCGTCCACGATCTTCTACGCGGACGGCACCACGGTGATGGGACGTCTTGGCCAGGCCGACCGCCAGGTCGTGGACGTCAGCAAACTTCCCCCCTACGTCCACCTGGCATTTGTCGCGGCCGAGGACCGCAGCTTCTACACGAACCCTGGCGTCGACTTCATGGGCACCGCGCGCGCACTGATCAAGACGGTCGTGTTCGGCAAGAAGCAAGGCGGGTCGACCATCACCCAGCAGTACGTCGAGCGGTACTACGTCGGCAAGACCACTACCGACATCAAGGGCAAGATCGACGAGGCGCTTCTCGCACTCAAGATCGATAAGCAGCAAGACAAGGACGTGGTTCTTGGCAACTACATGAACACCGTGTACTTCGGCCGCGGCGCTTACGGCATCGAGGCAGCGGCGCGCAACTACTTCGGTAAGCCAGCCGCAGACCTCACCGTATCCGAGTCGGCGATGCTGGCAGGGATACTCCCCGCGCCCTCGCGCTGGGACCCGGCCCTCAACCTCGCCCAGGCGACGTTCCGCTGGAACTACGTGCTTGACGGCATGGTCCAGGGCGGAACGATCACCCAGACCGAGCGCGACGCCATGGTCTTTCCCACCACCATCGAGTACGCCAATAACAACGTCTTCGCTGGCACACAGGGCTACCTGCTGCGCACCGCGCTCGACGAGGTCACGGCGACCACGGGCAAGACCCAAGAGGACATCGAAACCCAAGGCCTGAGCATCGTTACCACGATCCAGCCGGCGGCTCAGCAGTCGATCGAGGCGGCCGTCGCCCAAATGCCCACCGGCGCGGCCCCCAACTTGCGAGTCGCCGCGGTCACGATGGACCCCACGACGGGCGCGATCACCGGCATGTATGGCGGAGCCGACTACCTCACGATCCAGAGCAATGCGGTGACTCAAGACATCGCCCAGGCGGGGTCGACATTCAAGCCCTTCGCTTTGGTCGCCGCCCTGGAGAGCGGCATCTCGCTCAACTCGGTCTACGACGGCAACACCAACAGGACCGTTCCGGGGTTCGACTCCCCCGTGCACAACTTTTTGGGCGTCAACTTCGGAAACATCAACCTGATCCAGGCGACGGCCTACTCGGTCAATACGGTGTACACCCAACTCAACGTCGACGTCGGTCCCGACAAGACCCGAGAGGTAGCGATCAAGGCGGGAATCCCGGAGAACACCGCCGGCCTGGATGCAAATCCGTCCAACGTGCTTGGCTCCGCTTCACCGCACGCCATCGACTTGGCGTCGGCATACTCGACCTACGCGACGGGCGGCCTCAGTACGCAGCCGTTTATGGTCGCGTCGGTGACCGACTCCAAGGGCAACCTCTACTACGAACACCAGACGACGCCCAAGCGCGTCTTCGCGGAAGACGTCATGGCCGACGCCACATATGCGATGCAGCAAGTGGTCAACCTCAACGGCGGTTCGGGGCACTTCGCGGCCCAACTTGGCAGGCCAATCGCTGGCAAGTCGGGCACGTCAGACGCCAACCGCTCGGCCTGGTTCGTCGGCTTCACGCCGCAGCAGGTCGGCGTGGTCGGCATGTACCAAGTGGGGCCGAACGGTGAGGCGGAGGAGATCACGCCCTTTGGGGGCTTTAGACAGATCACTGGCGGGTCGATTCCCTCGCGGATCTGGACGTGGATGATGGGGCCGATCGTGAAGGATCAGCCGGTGGTCGACTTCCCTGCACGCGCGAACATCGGAAAGGCAAACACGTCAACTCCTTCATCCAGCCCGACGCCGAGCCCGTCGCCGAGCCCGACGCCAAGCTCGAAGCCAAGCTCGAAGCCAAGCCCCACGCCCACCCCGAAGCCGACCGCGCAACCCCTGCCGAAGCCGACCCTGCAGCCCCTTCCGAAGCCGACGCCCACGCCGGTTCAGGCGGTCAAGCCATGA
- the rpsF gene encoding 30S ribosomal protein S6, with product MRKYEMMVILDPEVDERTVKPSLEKYLAVVTNDKGTIDSLDVWGRRRLAYPIKKKTDGVYAVINFTAESPTAKELERQLGLNETILRLKLLRPDAH from the coding sequence ATGCGCAAGTACGAAATGATGGTCATCCTTGACCCCGAGGTCGACGAGCGTACGGTCAAGCCGTCGCTCGAGAAGTACCTCGCCGTTGTCACGAATGACAAGGGCACGATTGACAGCCTTGATGTATGGGGCCGTCGCCGTCTTGCCTACCCCATCAAGAAGAAGACCGACGGGGTTTACGCAGTCATCAACTTCACGGCGGAATCTCCCACCGCGAAGGAACTTGAGCGTCAGCTCGGTCTCAACGAGACCATCCTGCGCCTCAAGCTGCTGCGTCCCGACGCTCACTAG
- a CDS encoding lipid II:glycine glycyltransferase FemX, translating into MTDHTKLRLDPIDADALEDLADAAGVAVPIEQAAVWDAYDAAIGERTPWGRLAAIDADDKVVAVIALTEYAGRGFTYVWAKHGPVWLTTPTADTEKALRDELRAFVASRSPHVVFVRLHAHHEADDLRPLLQTMTYDETVEVDLTPSEDDIMLAMGKTGRKKLRRTLRDEGFSLTEERGISREGFAELYDIYRETAGRDGFGIYPAEVYYSMLETLGDHARLFVARRTDEAGTDGPGAPGRAVSWVLSTFYDGVGQDYYGGSNLEGFETNAALRLKWYILMSLKAEGCVRYDMMGVGSAKAPGLMGVRQFKLQFAEETTPVDPSYDVPVKRMTYRALTWALAAKRLLKGSR; encoded by the coding sequence GTGACAGACCACACGAAGCTTCGCCTTGATCCTATCGACGCAGACGCCCTTGAGGACCTCGCGGACGCCGCGGGAGTGGCGGTGCCGATCGAGCAGGCCGCCGTGTGGGATGCCTACGACGCCGCGATCGGGGAACGGACTCCGTGGGGGCGCTTGGCCGCGATCGACGCCGACGACAAGGTGGTCGCGGTGATCGCCCTCACCGAATACGCGGGGCGCGGCTTCACGTACGTGTGGGCCAAGCACGGCCCGGTCTGGCTCACCACCCCGACGGCCGACACCGAGAAGGCACTTCGCGACGAGTTGCGTGCCTTCGTGGCCAGCCGGTCTCCCCACGTCGTGTTCGTGCGCCTGCACGCTCACCACGAGGCGGACGACCTTCGGCCCCTGCTGCAGACGATGACGTACGACGAAACGGTCGAGGTGGACCTCACACCTTCCGAGGACGACATCATGCTGGCCATGGGTAAGACGGGCCGCAAGAAGTTGCGCCGCACCCTGCGGGACGAGGGCTTCTCCCTCACCGAGGAGCGCGGCATATCCCGCGAGGGCTTCGCCGAGCTGTACGACATCTATCGGGAGACCGCAGGCCGCGACGGCTTTGGGATCTATCCGGCCGAGGTGTACTACTCGATGCTCGAGACGCTCGGGGATCACGCGCGGTTGTTCGTCGCGCGACGCACAGACGAAGCCGGAACCGACGGACCAGGGGCGCCAGGCCGGGCGGTGTCGTGGGTGCTGTCGACTTTCTACGACGGCGTGGGCCAGGACTATTACGGCGGTTCGAACCTCGAGGGCTTCGAAACCAACGCCGCGCTGCGCCTCAAGTGGTACATCCTCATGTCGCTCAAGGCAGAGGGGTGCGTGCGGTACGACATGATGGGCGTCGGCTCGGCCAAGGCACCGGGGCTCATGGGCGTGCGCCAGTTCAAGCTGCAGTTCGCCGAGGAGACAACGCCCGTCGACCCGTCGTATGACGTGCCCGTCAAGCGCATGACCTACCGTGCGCTGACGTGGGCGCTCGCCGCGAAGCGGCTCCTGAAGGGAAGCCGATGA
- a CDS encoding DegT/DnrJ/EryC1/StrS family aminotransferase, with amino-acid sequence MSGARVTGDSGAPRDSRLGGTQGVADRLAALTGTEAADWHVVFKARYGMLETFAAIAEHTSRRSVVSQLLTCATAVDPILVAGLRPTYAEVSPDSLSIDPDRLAVGDDVAAVVIQHTFGIVDDAASQRVAAAARAAGALVLEDSAHCVGRMARGVDGAPIADVAFHSFGVEKMLPTMFGGAVWVNPAMEHEALRLAIVGRLTSLDRPGWRLRCAARTYRYQLAVLNRVPRQIGRPLRSLLVKVGSFDPPVADSETEGRLAYRSAAATGWIHAGVAAALGRLRASEELRANAVAAYVEEFGDRVEIPASATMGQPLVRFPFLVPPGVDPEVVIAGLRATGVVEGRWYRPALFPGASDPAVYGYVPGAAAHAVTEGVIARIVNLPTSVEPDQARRTARHALELIDSSRVGRT; translated from the coding sequence ATGAGCGGGGCCCGCGTCACGGGTGATTCGGGCGCGCCTCGCGACTCACGGTTGGGCGGCACCCAAGGGGTCGCCGACCGGCTGGCCGCACTGACGGGCACCGAAGCCGCCGACTGGCATGTGGTCTTCAAGGCGCGGTACGGGATGTTGGAGACGTTCGCCGCGATTGCGGAACACACCTCGCGCCGGTCCGTTGTGTCGCAATTGCTGACATGCGCGACCGCGGTTGACCCGATTCTCGTTGCGGGTTTGAGGCCGACGTATGCGGAGGTCTCCCCCGACTCGCTGTCGATCGACCCGGATCGCCTCGCGGTGGGCGACGACGTTGCGGCGGTTGTCATTCAGCACACCTTCGGCATCGTCGACGATGCCGCCTCACAACGCGTCGCGGCCGCCGCACGCGCTGCGGGCGCCCTCGTGTTGGAGGACAGCGCCCACTGCGTCGGCCGGATGGCGAGGGGTGTCGACGGCGCGCCCATCGCCGACGTTGCCTTCCATTCCTTTGGTGTGGAGAAGATGCTGCCCACGATGTTCGGCGGCGCGGTATGGGTCAACCCGGCGATGGAGCACGAGGCCCTGCGTCTCGCGATCGTCGGCCGCCTCACGTCTCTCGATCGACCGGGGTGGCGACTGCGCTGTGCCGCGCGCACGTACCGCTACCAACTTGCAGTCCTCAACCGGGTTCCACGCCAGATCGGCAGGCCGCTCCGGTCCCTCTTGGTGAAGGTCGGTTCATTCGACCCGCCCGTCGCGGACTCAGAAACCGAGGGTCGCTTGGCCTACCGTTCAGCCGCGGCGACCGGCTGGATCCACGCAGGCGTCGCGGCCGCGCTGGGGCGGTTGCGCGCGAGCGAGGAGCTGCGAGCGAACGCCGTCGCCGCCTACGTGGAGGAGTTCGGCGACCGCGTGGAGATTCCCGCCAGCGCCACGATGGGGCAGCCGTTGGTGCGTTTCCCTTTCCTCGTGCCCCCTGGCGTCGACCCCGAGGTCGTCATTGCCGGATTGCGCGCCACGGGCGTGGTCGAGGGGCGTTGGTACCGGCCAGCACTCTTCCCAGGCGCATCGGATCCCGCCGTGTACGGGTACGTGCCCGGAGCAGCAGCCCACGCCGTGACCGAGGGTGTCATCGCGCGCATCGTCAATCTGCCCACCTCTGTGGAGCCCGATCAGGCGCGGCGCACCGCGCGTCACGCGCTCGAACTCATCGATTCATCCCGCGTCGGGCGTACTTGA
- a CDS encoding carboxylate--amine ligase, with translation MTYGNEEFLPILLGTGVGAYNIARSLHEEFGVRSLALGRVALRETRNSRIIDVRASNEFDDPDEIVRQLHALADEFPGRTLLLIGTVEYYVNVLIDHREELGDRFVIPLVDRELADQLINKTDFYATCDALGVPHPRTVVLTPDARGDAGLGDDLPFAYPVILKPSNTDVYPRLRFEGKQKIYLLDDAAAVREVAERIFAAGYQDDLLVQEYLEGDESVMRVANTYSDRNGQLTFVSVGQVVLADHDPGMVGNYDAILSVDDPDLIASLGTLLNAVHYTGSANFDVMRDRRDGVSKVLELNVRQGGASYYAMAAGGNIPARIVQDWIYGKPTPYAATTQERLWLNLPYPLAVIYAPRGLRSRVRAAGRKGAKHTLWYRPDMSPTRLVDVLRVDARHALSTIKYARRGMNR, from the coding sequence ATGACGTACGGCAACGAGGAGTTCCTTCCCATCCTGCTCGGCACCGGCGTTGGCGCGTACAACATCGCCCGCAGCCTGCATGAGGAGTTCGGCGTGCGCAGCCTGGCGCTCGGCCGCGTCGCACTCAGGGAGACGCGGAACTCACGGATCATCGACGTCCGCGCATCGAACGAGTTCGACGACCCCGACGAGATCGTGAGACAACTCCACGCCCTCGCCGACGAGTTCCCCGGCCGCACCCTGCTGCTCATCGGAACGGTCGAGTACTACGTCAACGTGCTCATCGACCATCGCGAGGAGCTCGGCGACCGCTTCGTGATCCCGCTCGTCGACCGTGAGCTCGCCGACCAGCTCATCAACAAGACAGACTTCTACGCCACGTGCGACGCGCTCGGAGTGCCCCACCCGCGCACCGTCGTCCTCACTCCCGATGCGCGTGGCGACGCGGGCCTCGGCGATGACCTGCCCTTCGCCTATCCCGTCATCCTTAAGCCATCCAACACGGACGTCTACCCGCGCCTGCGTTTCGAGGGCAAGCAAAAGATCTACCTGCTTGACGACGCTGCGGCGGTGCGCGAGGTCGCCGAGCGGATCTTCGCCGCCGGGTACCAAGACGACCTCCTCGTCCAGGAGTACCTCGAGGGAGACGAGTCGGTGATGCGCGTGGCCAACACGTACTCCGACAGGAACGGTCAGCTCACCTTTGTCTCCGTTGGCCAGGTGGTGCTCGCCGACCACGACCCGGGCATGGTCGGCAACTACGACGCGATCCTGTCCGTCGACGATCCGGACCTGATCGCGTCGCTCGGCACGCTGCTCAACGCGGTCCACTACACCGGGAGCGCGAACTTCGATGTGATGCGCGACCGCCGTGACGGCGTGAGCAAGGTGCTTGAGCTCAACGTGCGCCAGGGGGGGGCGTCGTACTACGCGATGGCGGCCGGAGGCAACATCCCCGCGCGCATCGTCCAGGACTGGATCTACGGGAAGCCGACACCGTACGCGGCGACCACGCAGGAGCGGCTGTGGCTCAACCTGCCCTACCCACTAGCGGTGATCTATGCGCCGCGCGGCCTGCGCTCGCGCGTGCGTGCGGCGGGCCGCAAGGGCGCCAAGCACACGCTTTGGTATCGGCCAGACATGAGCCCAACGCGCCTCGTCGACGTGTTGCGAGTTGACGCTCGCCACGCGCTCAGCACCATCAAGTACGCCCGACGCGGGATGAATCGATGA
- a CDS encoding inositol-3-phosphate synthase, which yields MAKLRLAIIGVGNCATSLIQGLEFYKDAKAGETVPGLMHVQLGDYHISDIEIVAAFDVDSLKVGKELVEATKSSENNTITFCDVPKTDIQVQRGVTLDGLGKYYRETITESDDASVDIVKVLKDTQADVLVSYLPVGSDEADKFYAQCAIDANVAFVNALPVFIASDPVWAKKFEDAGVPIVGDDIKSQVGATITHRVMAKLFEDRGVRLDRTYQLNVGGNMDFKNMLERDRLESKKISKTQAVTSNLHEGPLAGLKSSRNVHIGPSDYVAWLDDRKWAYVRLEGSAFGEVPLSLEYKLEVWDSPNSAGIIIDAIRCAKIAKDRGIGGPILSAATYFMKSPPVQMEDTLGRQHLEEFIAGTRER from the coding sequence ATGGCTAAGTTGCGTCTCGCCATCATCGGCGTTGGAAACTGCGCGACGTCCCTCATTCAGGGGCTCGAGTTCTACAAGGACGCGAAGGCAGGAGAGACCGTACCCGGCCTCATGCACGTCCAGTTGGGCGACTACCACATCTCCGACATCGAGATCGTGGCCGCTTTCGACGTGGACTCGCTCAAGGTGGGCAAGGAACTCGTCGAGGCGACCAAGTCGTCCGAGAACAACACCATCACGTTCTGCGATGTCCCCAAGACGGACATCCAGGTGCAGCGTGGCGTGACGCTCGACGGCCTCGGCAAGTACTACCGCGAGACCATCACCGAGTCGGACGACGCCTCCGTTGACATCGTCAAGGTCCTCAAGGACACGCAGGCCGACGTGCTCGTCTCCTACCTTCCCGTGGGTTCGGATGAGGCCGACAAGTTCTACGCGCAGTGCGCGATCGACGCCAACGTCGCGTTCGTCAACGCCCTCCCCGTGTTCATCGCCTCCGACCCCGTATGGGCCAAGAAGTTCGAGGACGCTGGCGTCCCGATCGTCGGCGACGACATCAAGTCGCAGGTCGGCGCCACCATCACGCACCGCGTGATGGCGAAGCTGTTCGAAGACCGCGGCGTGCGCCTCGACCGCACGTACCAGCTAAACGTCGGTGGAAACATGGACTTCAAGAACATGCTGGAGCGTGACCGCCTCGAGTCCAAGAAGATCTCCAAGACGCAGGCCGTGACCTCGAACCTCCACGAGGGCCCGCTCGCCGGGCTCAAGAGCTCGCGCAACGTGCACATCGGCCCGTCCGACTACGTCGCATGGCTCGACGACCGCAAGTGGGCCTACGTCCGCCTCGAGGGTTCCGCGTTCGGCGAGGTTCCCTTGAGCCTTGAGTACAAGCTCGAGGTGTGGGACTCGCCCAACTCCGCAGGCATCATCATTGACGCGATCCGTTGCGCCAAGATCGCCAAGGACCGCGGCATCGGCGGACCGATTCTGTCCGCCGCGACGTACTTCATGAAGTCGCCCCCCGTGCAGATGGAAGACACGCTCGGCCGTCAGCACCTCGAAGAGTTCATCGCGGGTACTCGCGAGCGCTAG
- a CDS encoding single-stranded DNA-binding protein, whose product MAGDTQITVIGNLTGDPELRFIQSGAAVVNFTVASTPRTFDRQSNEWKDGDTLFMRCSLWREAAENVAESLTKGMRVVVLGRLVSRSWEANGEKRTVMELQVDEVGPSLRYATAKVTRTQRGGSGGGGGFSGGGGGGGNASAPAGGADNDPWASAPSSDEPPF is encoded by the coding sequence ATGGCAGGCGACACCCAGATCACCGTGATTGGCAATCTGACCGGCGACCCCGAACTGCGCTTCATTCAGTCCGGTGCCGCAGTGGTCAACTTCACGGTGGCGTCCACCCCCCGCACGTTTGACCGTCAGTCGAACGAGTGGAAGGACGGGGACACCCTGTTCATGCGCTGCTCCTTGTGGCGCGAGGCCGCCGAAAATGTGGCCGAGTCGCTCACCAAGGGCATGCGGGTGGTCGTTCTCGGCCGCCTCGTGTCGCGTTCGTGGGAAGCAAACGGTGAGAAGCGCACCGTCATGGAACTGCAGGTCGATGAGGTTGGACCCTCGTTGAGGTATGCCACCGCCAAGGTCACGCGCACACAGCGCGGCGGCTCGGGCGGCGGCGGTGGCTTCAGCGGCGGCGGAGGCGGCGGCGGTAACGCCAGCGCTCCTGCCGGTGGCGCCGACAACGACCCGTGGGCATCGGCTCCGTCCTCGGACGAGCCCCCCTTCTAA
- a CDS encoding PadR family transcriptional regulator, translating to MGRTDVLTLAILGTLSEKPYHGYEIRKRLGAQLGPFRAVSYGSLYPALKRMVIEGLIAVDAGGPETAPSRRSRIAYRLTDEGKARLATELASAGASSWDDDTFDVRFAMFDRTDSDTRLRILEGRRGRMAERLEELSVNLRAMRDRHDAYTAELQRHGLERVEREVEWLDQLIENERSASRGKDDPASAG from the coding sequence ATGGGACGCACAGACGTGCTCACCCTCGCTATTCTCGGCACCCTTTCCGAAAAGCCGTACCACGGCTATGAGATCCGCAAGCGCCTCGGCGCCCAACTCGGTCCGTTCCGGGCCGTGTCCTACGGCAGCCTGTACCCCGCGCTCAAGCGAATGGTCATCGAGGGCCTCATCGCCGTCGACGCAGGGGGCCCCGAGACAGCGCCCTCTCGCCGTTCCCGCATCGCCTACCGGCTGACGGACGAAGGCAAGGCCCGCTTGGCGACCGAGCTAGCGTCGGCCGGCGCCTCGTCGTGGGACGACGACACGTTCGACGTGCGCTTCGCCATGTTCGACCGCACGGATTCCGACACGAGGTTGCGCATTCTCGAAGGGCGCAGGGGCCGCATGGCCGAGCGACTCGAAGAGCTTTCGGTGAATCTGCGCGCCATGCGCGATCGCCATGATGCGTACACCGCAGAACTTCAACGTCACGGACTCGAGCGCGTTGAGCGCGAGGTTGAGTGGCTTGATCAATTGATTGAAAACGAACGATCCGCTTCCCGCGGCAAGGACGACCCCGCATCCGCGGGCTAG